The stretch of DNA AATCCAAACCTTCTCAaccttatcgggctacctcaatATTTGTGCCTTGCCTCAAGATATGAACATtttctcgatttgcgtgccaacctcaaaattttcacaagtcacttcaatttAAGCCTTAAGGCACtataatcatcatatttatttaaataagcattaaaacctatttttcataatttcttgtattttttttttatttttctctctttttcttcctattttttctcaataaatacaaactaaatatttttcaaatatttcactataacagttcataaaataacattcctgcattttaaaaattttataagaaattttactcaccttgacttagcatctcAGGCTTCCTTGGTATGCGTGTCCTGACATCGAAAAGCGAGCTTGATCAATTTTCTGGCTTCGAAATACTCCTCTAGCCCCAAGATAATTCCCAAAATTATTTTGgcatttttcagaatttttttccattttttttatttttcctttcttttcttttcttcttcttctttcttcttcctccattcttcttcttcttcttcctccagctcCCTGCGTGCAAACCAGCTTCACGCCCGCGGCCAACACCGTCGTGCATAGCTGGCTCCACCGCAGCCATCCAGGCCCGCCTTCCTGCGCGTGGCCACCTTGCAGCGGGCTGCCATGGCCGTTTGAAGCTTgtggccatggccgctgctTGCCTTATGGCTAGCTCCGGCCGCCTTCAGCCTCTCCTACTGCCACACCAGCCTCCACTGCAACCTGCACAGCTACTGCCACCCATCATTTCTCTACCTAGCTTCCATCGCAGCCAACCATGGCCGCTGGCTGCTGCTCGCTGGTCAACCATTGGCTGCGTCCCCAGCCAACCACCGTTCATCCATTTCCCTCACTCGATCTCTCATtctcacaatctctctctccattGTTGTCGGCCAAATCCAGATCTGCTGAAGAAACGCTAGGGTAGCAGCATCacagcatgtatatatatgtgaataaattacacatttaccctCTCTAATTCTACTTAATTGCACTTAGGGATTTTTATAATTGCCCTACAAATTTTGATAATAGCTCTTGGACCCTCTAAGGCGTTAAAACAATTACCCTAAAGCCACACAAtatcttgatttatcaaaattaataaccgacattTACTAGATAAAGACTGCTTTcatcccagtgtcctcaccgggctattgatTCATCCCGAAATTGCCTCAGGGTTGATCCctatgaaaaattgaagccccCTCAAGTTTCCATTGACTTCTTGAATGTCCCCTAcaatcattcgatttttcagcttAAATCATGattgcattttagctataccaaaaactgtctcaattctgattttttttaataccataaatcctatctcggaatgctttccgagaccatatcattttccataTACATTTTCAATTTGGGGCATTcactgcagtcgattcggtactgataactgtaagaaattatacttaagtcccaaatcttttgataatttcacctatgacccTTGTTacaattactcttgagcccttttgaaaatctgggatattacattTAGCCCATTCAAACAATATATTTTCTTAGCTTAACAAAGTTTAATGGATTCTACTAAAACTTTGACTTGGAAGCACAAACTAAATTAGTATGGGATAACATGGGATAAATGTAGTATTTACTTTGtacctttttttaaaaaacaaaatttggttacaactttaaattcaaatatgaaaaacataACCAGGATGACCTCACTAATCCTTCACTAAGGTGTTGTATGACTATGGATTTGACAAGATGGTGGTTTTGAATGGGTACTAGATGATTTTGGTTTGCTTAGTAATTTGAAAATATGCACTTATTTGTTATGAAATTATGAACTTACCGATGGAATTTTAGTAACAATTAACTGATGCTCCTCATTTCATTTAAGAACTAAGTTgatagaaggagaagaagggtTAGAGTTTCAAATAGAAAGAAGGGTACTAAAGGAGGAACGATTTTTGTAAATTATGTTGGTAAGTTGTAGAGATTGAATTGATAACAAACGATAAGTTTTCAATCTTCAATGTTGTGTTTCTTGTATTGGGTATTGTAAGTTTGATTGTATATTGTTTATTTGGAATAACTTATTTGGTATGAAGAATGGCTTGAACAATGTAAATTCAGTGGTATATGCCTTGAAAATGAATTTGTGAAATGGCATGAAACCACTATGCTTTCGATGACTAAAATGGAATGACTAAGTTATTTTTGAAGCATGGAAAAAAATGTTGCTAAGTAGATGAGTTTTAGTTAatctaaatttttgttattggtTTTGTGTTTAGTAAAAGTAggaatttttcttcaattatcACTGTAAATCACTAAagtttgtattattattttgttttttctaattACAACTTGTTTAAGACTGTCTTGCATTAAAAACAACTGACTACTAGATCGGTTTTAGAAATACTAAAGAGTATTACAGTTCACACTGAAATtcaatttataaaattcttataagATGATGACTGCTAATTAATCTTTACTCATTCTTATTATATAGCTAACTAGTCCATATCTGCTTTTTATGCCTCACTTGACATGCTCCTTTACAGAAAAGTCATTTTAGCTTAATGCAGAGATCAAGTATAccttttgtttaaaaaaataaaaaaaagcaaGTACGGGTGGAAAGAATAAAACTTTTGGCTCTatggctaaaaaaaaaaaaaaaaaaaaaaactcttatgtCATATTAAGAAACTATTATCCCAAAAGCTTAAGATATTAAGATAAGGATCaagaataattttatcaatatcttattttcttagggttttattaatatttctcttagCTACTTCCTGATTGAAAACATTAATTCTGCAAAATCAAACCTATAAACTAGTGCATGACAAATAAAGTCCAATCTTTTATTCGAAACAAGAAAGCAATAGCATATTCTTAAACAAcatataataacataaaattctCTAGCATGTGTAACTCTAAATTTCCACCTAAATTCTCAGTCAATAGCGATTATAGTCTTATGAGCCATAGAAACAAACACAATGATAACCATAATAGCCTTGTATTTTCTAACTCGTCGCTGCAGTTCCAATGGTCATGAGTAGAATTAATTTTTCTGGGAACTCCCTCCTTTCTCTTTTCCTGGAAAAGATTGAACATGGTCTTAGATTGTTGCAGATTTAATTGGATGAATTCAAAAcattacattttaaagttataagaatatgattatgataactaCCTCTTTTATTCTTGGAAAGTAAACCTTGgaacccacttgaaggattgcTTAATTGGACAACAGCCTTTCGACTTCGATCTTTATGGCCTTCAGctgatttatttatataaagttCTGGAAGCATGGCGGAGTAGCTCCAGAAAGTCGGACTACAAGGAAACAACGTTTAAGTCACATCAAAATCTGCAATGTCATAAGAATTATCTCGTAAAATCTTTTTCAgtatttgaaataatatttttttccagtTTAGTTAGGGATTTCCTTTACTTTATGCAACTTATAGaattaatatatagttatatattttttttggttaggcAAATCATATATGAATGTAAATATGAATGCATGAAGTAATCTGACTTATGTCCTTACACCTACATgttagaagaaaaataaaagattttagTAAACAAGAATGATTTCCCTAACCTACTACGTTTCAGTAATCTGAATAGTGTTTGTGTGTATAATAATGTTACTAACCAATCATAATGCATTTGGAGGAAGACTCTGTATAGATGTATAATTCATCTAAGGAAGCTGGATATTCTTCCACTCCACCTTGTGGATTAATCAGAACAACCGAAGGCTTTTTATAGATCCAATGTCCTTTGAAGTACCAAAGACCTGCAATTGGTGAATCATAGCAAACTGTGTACCATGGCATCttggattttaaattttgaatttcttccTCAGCTCTTGTGTCCATTTCAACATAAATGGAATCCAAACAATCTTGTaataattttctgtttttatttcctCATAAATTCTGAAGAGTGTTGAAATGTCTTCAGTGGATATATCTAGATTCGAAATAAGCAGCaagatagtttttttttataagaccTCAATGTCAACCTGTTtgcacacaaaataaaaaatattagggTAGTCACTCAACAAAGGATAAGAtctttccaaaattaattacattagtTGAAGTCTTAAAATCTCCAGTTATTACAAATGTTGACTAAATATCTTTCAAAAGGAGATAAATTATGTGcacttcatttttaattaacacTGTAGATTCACAATTGTAGGTTCTGTGTTAAATCTCTTAATTGCagtcaagtaaaaaaaaaaaaattataactgtCTTTacttattgagaaaaaaataacctCATACAAAATAGAACCATCAATTATTGATTGGGGACCATCTTTGACGTATATGAATCTCTTCATAATCTCCGAGATGTCAGTAGGAGCATTAGATGATTCatttttagtcttaaaaatatTGTGAAACAATGCATTGGATTGAATATgagcctccatctcctttacatggattaattaatcataactttgaaaatatatatagtgtAATATAATGTACCAATATATACTTACTTCATTGAGTTTAAATTAATGATAGTagttaaaaaaatgtaaaactgAAGACTatgaatacaaaatttaaaaaatatataaaaaaggtGGATATACTTACCTATTTGTGGTTTGCAAATTGTGTAGTGGTGCATGAGGTCGTTAAGGATTTGACTAAGATTGGAAATTAGGTGGGAGAGTTCTAATGCCACTTCCCTGCAAAACAAAACAAGCATTATTTGAACTAAATAAGACCAACCactgaatattaaatattttgcttagtgaaaaaataaaaagagattatATAAAGATATCCCATGCCACAATACgttaattttatagaaattacaTGGATGTTCATTCTGAATTttagcaaaaaatataattgtgaTGAGTAGCATGCAAATAACTACCAttccaaatttattatttatgtctGTCACAAACAGATCATAatcttggttttttttttttttctggacaACAGATCTGAAAGCACTACAGAATAGTGCGTATTAAACCccttacataaaatattttggttcTTAATTATGACTAAaggaatttttattaaactcaCATGTTATGTGATTACTTATCTTATAATATTCTGATTTAAAGTTGTACACATAATTGCTTTTTTCATCCTATTTTTCCAGTTCAAGTAAGCTTTCTCATAATAATAGCCTAAAACATAATCACGAgcctaaactttttaaaatgtataaaaaattgattaagaGATGATAATGATGTACTCAAATCAGAAAGTTAACGTTACTAGGTTCATCCAGACTAGACACATATAGGTAGGTGAGAATTCAACACTGAAAGGAACAAGAACTCACCCATTGTCTACgatcaaattaatttgaatataaCCAGCAACTGCACTTACAATTGCCCAATATACACCCATTGAGACAATATCTTCTTTGTAGTACTCTGTGTCCGACAATAATGTTAATTCACAGATGTACTGAATTAGTTCCAATGTGATCTTAATCATACTGTTAAGCTGATCAAGTGGTTGTTGAAATTTCTCAATAAGAGTCCCAGCAATGGAAACAGGGTTTTCCTTCAAGGCTGACATTGATGAGGCTAAATTAATGGATGATTTGTTCGGACCAAGAGGCAACAACTTcacaaattttataactaaatcCTCCATGATGAATAGTGCCTTTGTATCCCATGTTGACTCTGATACAGCATGAAGTAGATAGATTGGCATTTGGTCAATAATCTGATCAAACATTACCTCGTCTCTGTCTGCAGCATTGCCCATCAGCGAGTAGGCACAATAGTTACTACTTAAAAAAATGATGACTATGGACTACATGTAGGAGGTGTAGAGAATCTAAAGAATATAAAGTAGTTTAAATGGGTGCATGTGTGTAAATTAAAGAGCAATTATCATAGCACATTGAgatgaaagataaaaataataatttaagtgGATCTAATTTGAGTTTGGATCACATCATGAAAGCAGCcattta from Diospyros lotus cultivar Yz01 chromosome 6, ASM1463336v1, whole genome shotgun sequence encodes:
- the LOC127804270 gene encoding uncharacterized protein LOC127804270, whose product is MSALKENPVSIAGTLIEKFQQPLDQLNSMIKITLELIQYICELTLLSDTEYYKEDIVSMGVYWAIVSAVAGYIQINLIVDNGEVALELSHLISNLSQILNDLMHHYTICKPQIG